ATTCAACGCTGCCTTTTCATGTTCAACACTCCCATAGAAACACTTTTGTGTCTGGAGGAGTTTCAGATGTACATCTTTGAAATGTCTTCCAAAGATCAACATCATTATAGTATTAAGTTTATGATCTtatggttttctgttttcaccttTCCCCACAATAAATTTCTCTCTGTATAATTTAaatgcagggcagcagctcctgtggcaTTGTAAAACAGTACTTTCTGATGGCATGTTCGTTCCTGTTGCTTAAGCATGCTCTCATACCAGCGAAGGTTCCTTTTTGCAATTTGTAATTatgtgctgaaaataaatgaaaatgttatttcactCCCTTTATATATTTGAGTTGTATGCTACAGTAAGCTTTGAAGAAAACCCACAGGTTTGCAGTAACACTCATTCATGTCATcatgaaataaacttttatatTCCCTGATAGGTACTTAGTTGTATGATTGGTACTCGTATGAGTACTTCTAGGGGTAATTATATAAACAATGAATATGAAGAATACTGCTGCTCTTGTCATTTCATCTGACTTTAAATTAGATGTTCTGCAGCTTTATAATGTGTTATTTCATGTCATTCAAGGCTCTGTTGTATGCTGAACAGCTACCTAAAGCCTTTGACCTTTATGCTTTTTTCTCAGTGTAGCATCTAGTTTTTGTTGTGAACATTCGAACTGAACTAAAGTAACATTTGTGTTCTGACTGAACGATACActaacttcttttcttttttttcctttttaagctaaaaaaatcacatcagagCCTACAACTGTTAAGCTGATCACATCTCTGAAAACCGACAGTGTGAAATCATCATCTGCTCGAGTTACTCTTAAACCTCCTGTTTTTGAGACTCCGATTACTGAAGTGGCTGTCACCAAAACAGAGGTCCCTGCTTTGGAGGAAACAACCATAGAAACTGAAGAAGATAAAGAAATGACTACTGATGTGgctgaggaaaaaagggaaatggagGTGCTTATGGAGAACATTAAGTTAACCACCCTTCTACCTCAGACTGTCACAGATGGTGAAATAAGCACTTACGATACGCTGGGAAGGACTGAATACGATGTTTCACCTAGGTTAACAGAGAGCACATCTGCAGCATTGGAACTGGAGCACACTTACTCTGAAGCAGAGTTGCCCGAGGAACAAGGTAGGTCTGAAAGCATTGAGGACGCTTTCTTGACCTCTATAATTTTTCAGGATAGCACAGCTGTAGCTAAGAGTTCCACTGGTTTGTGGGAAGATACTGAAACAGGAGATACACAAAAACATGATGCTGATAATCAGACTGAACAAATAGAAGTGGGTCCTGTGATGGCAGCTACAGATAGCTTGTTACCAACTTCCTGGAGAGAGTTTCCCAGGACAGGGACTTCAGTTTCACTAACAAAAGAGTATCTTGGTGCCCACTCAACAAAAGAACCCACAAAAAAGTCAATGGAGGCAAAATCTGACAAGAAACTTACAACTGTTGTAATCCCTAAAGCTTTGTTAACTGATCAGTATGATCTTACTACAGAGGGGGAGGGCACAGAGAGCATGTACACCATTATGCCTGATAGAGTTTCTGGCATGGCTACTGGTAGCACCCCAGAATCAGATGTGCCTGCTGCATCAGAGACACTCGTAGATGAGCATGCAGTAACCACTGGACAGTTTTCTACAGCAGATAAGTCAACTCCATATGTTAAATTTAGTTCTGTGATGGTGTTTGATAATGAGGCATCAGCTCAAGGAATCAGAGAGGACCTGAGAGATGTGCAGCCTACCGTGTCATCTGGAATACCTGTATCCTTTTCTGTATCGACTGTTAATCAAACAGGATCTGAGGCCATCACTCTCTCAGGAAGTACTGTTTCCCTCCAAAACTTTGGAGAAGGCACCACATCCGCTATCCACTCATCTCAGCAAACAGAAGAATCAGCCATTTTAgaggagcaggagaaaacaaaggagcCAGAAACAAGAACAATGGATATTAAGATCTCTCATGCCACAACTGTCATTCCTACTTGTGTTACAGCAGAATCTGAGGGTTGCTCTGCAAGTGAGAAGTTCACACAGACTCCTCTGGCTTCTGGCATGTCGCTGCCAACAGATGAAGGTCAGGGGTATATGACAGAAGAGTCATCTCGTACTGAGGGAGTACATGAGTTAGATACAGAAGATGGTATCTCTGGAATGGAGCCTACATCTCCAGGGCAAATTACAGAATATACAAAGCATCCAGAAGCTCTGATTTCAGCAGTTACAGATGAAACTGAGACAAGCATGAAGCCAGTGGAAATGAAAAGTGATGAGGGAGCTGTATCAGCTGATTTTAATGAGAGTAAAGATACTACAGGTGTCTCCCACCCAGGCAGCTCTTTGGATCTGGAAATGACCACAGTATCCAAAATATCAGTGGATGAAAGTAGTGCAACAATAAAGTCTTTTAGCTCCTCAAGTGTTACTATTATGCCCACAATCATGGAGGTAACAGAACACGAAGGAGATGAAACATCAGGGTATGTTTTGCAAGTGTCCATTCCAACCCCAGAGGCCGAACACAGAGAGGCTGCTGAGACATCGGTAACAACGCCTGCTGAAAAAGTGTCTGCTGAAATGGAGGTCTCAAAATACACAGTGGCAGAGGAAGGCCAGACACGCACTGCGACATCAGCTGAGGATCAGTCAGTGGCAACActtcaagacagaaaaggaacacCATCAGCTAGCTTTGGAGGGACAAAGGAATCTATTGTATTTACAGATGTAACAGAGGTAGATACTTCAGttccacagaaaaaacatgATGCTTCTCTAGTTCCAGTTACTGTAGAGAGTGAGGTCACTAGAGATATGCCAGTTACTGATCAGACTGATTTTGATGGTATCTTTCATACggaagcaacagaaacaacTGGGAAAGATAGTAAGGTCTTCCCAGAGGAACTCTCCACAAAAGAGCAAGATAAGGAACCAGGTACTGCCACAGACTCTACCTTACCTGTGACATCTGTCCAAACAGATGAACAAAAGACAGCACCAGGATCTGAAGCATCTCAGACAGCTGTTCAAGAAAAACAGGATGAGACAGGTTCAGCTTATGATGAGACATATCCAGCAACAGAAGTATCAGTGCCTGCAGTGAAGTTCACAGATTATGGAAGAGTTCTGGAACCTGATGAAACTAGCACCAGGACCTTGCACCTCACAGTGACTCCGAAAGCCAAAACTGCTACTGATCAAGAAAAGGTCACTGAAGGGATGCCTGTCACAGTGGGTACCCAAGCAAAAGCACACGAAAGCAGAGGAATGCCCTCCAGGGAAGAAGACAGTGATGTCGGGAGCTGGGAATCTGTGTTGCCTCCCCATATGAAGCCAACAGGTCGTTCTACTGTGGAAAGCATTACTCATCTGACTTTGGGAGCTTCTCCAAGCCAAACTCTGGAAGGTTCAGGAATATCAGAAGaacctgaagaaataaaaccagctaCATTTTTAGCTAATACAACAGATAAGGCAATAATTCTCAGCGATGTAACTACACCTTCCATTAGTGCTATAGACAAAATTCAGCCTACATCAGCATCCAAACCTTTTGTTGCTCAAAAGTCACCGCGTATCATtcctgaggaagaagaggaggtaACAAGCAATGACATCATCATAATTGATGAATCTATTTCTCCCAGTAAAGCCACTACTGATGATGATCTGACAGGAAAGATGTTAGAACCAGAAATCGATAAGGAATATTTCACAGCATCCACTGCTACTGCAGTTGCACGACCTACTGCACCACCGAAAGTGAAGGAGGCCACAGAGGCTTTGCAACCTCAAGAGGTGTCTCCTTCTACTTCACACCCTGATAGTGGAAATGACATAAGATTATATGTTATTCAAATCACAGGCAATGATACAGGTAAGATTTTGCCTTTTAGACATGCAGTCC
The Falco rusticolus isolate bFalRus1 chromosome Z, bFalRus1.pri, whole genome shotgun sequence DNA segment above includes these coding regions:
- the VCAN gene encoding versican core protein; this translates as MLLSIKSILWMYSTLVITYMLPKVKAEKKTLVKGSLSGTSVLPCFFSTTPTIASSYAAEYLRIKWSKVELDKSGKDAKETTVLVAQNGNIKIGQSYKDRVSVPTNSEETGDASLTFSKLRASDAGVYRCDVMYGVEDTQGIVSLAVEGVVFHYRAATSRYTLNFTQAQQTCLDNGAVIASPEQLKAAYEDGFEQCDAGWLSDQTVRYPIRHPRIGCFGDKMGKKGVRTYGRRFPNETYDVYCYVEHMEDEVVHVSVPEKLTFEEAKELCRKRDGVLASVGNLYVAWRNGFDQCDYGWLADGSVRYPASVARPQCGGGLLGVRTLYRYENQTGFPYPDSKFDAYCYEPKKITSEPTTVKLITSLKTDSVKSSSARVTLKPPVFETPITEVAVTKTEVPALEETTIETEEDKEMTTDVAEEKREMEVLMENIKLTTLLPQTVTDGEISTYDTLGRTEYDVSPRLTESTSAALELEHTYSEAELPEEQGRSESIEDAFLTSIIFQDSTAVAKSSTGLWEDTETGDTQKHDADNQTEQIEVGPVMAATDSLLPTSWREFPRTGTSVSLTKEYLGAHSTKEPTKKSMEAKSDKKLTTVVIPKALLTDQYDLTTEGEGTESMYTIMPDRVSGMATGSTPESDVPAASETLVDEHAVTTGQFSTADKSTPYVKFSSVMVFDNEASAQGIREDLRDVQPTVSSGIPVSFSVSTVNQTGSEAITLSGSTVSLQNFGEGTTSAIHSSQQTEESAILEEQEKTKEPETRTMDIKISHATTVIPTCVTAESEGCSASEKFTQTPLASGMSLPTDEGQGYMTEESSRTEGVHELDTEDGISGMEPTSPGQITEYTKHPEALISAVTDETETSMKPVEMKSDEGAVSADFNESKDTTGVSHPGSSLDLEMTTVSKISVDESSATIKSFSSSSVTIMPTIMEVTEHEGDETSGYVLQVSIPTPEAEHREAAETSVTTPAEKVSAEMEVSKYTVAEEGQTRTATSAEDQSVATLQDRKGTPSASFGGTKESIVFTDVTEVDTSVPQKKHDASLVPVTVESEVTRDMPVTDQTDFDGIFHTEATETTGKDSKVFPEELSTKEQDKEPGTATDSTLPVTSVQTDEQKTAPGSEASQTAVQEKQDETGSAYDETYPATEVSVPAVKFTDYGRVLEPDETSTRTLHLTVTPKAKTATDQEKVTEGMPVTVGTQAKAHESRGMPSREEDSDVGSWESVLPPHMKPTGRSTVESITHLTLGASPSQTLEGSGISEEPEEIKPATFLANTTDKAIILSDVTTPSISAIDKIQPTSASKPFVAQKSPRIIPEEEEEVTSNDIIIIDESISPSKATTDDDLTGKMLEPEIDKEYFTASTATAVARPTAPPKVKEATEALQPQEVSPSTSHPDSGNDIRLYVIQITGNDTALDRSMETQSPLFGQGEFTTIAPNIATNSTAPANSLFQNEQSTISSEEPNTIELVTSSFSLSEVTNGSDFLIGTSVGSVEGTAVQIPGQDPCKSNPCLNGGTCYPRGSFYICTCLPGFNGEQCELDIDECQSNPCRNGATCIDGLNTFTCLCLPSYTGALCEQDTETCDYGWHKFQGQCYKYFAHRRTWDTAERECRLQGAHLTSILSHEEQIFVNRIGHDYQWIGLNDKMFERDFRWTDGSPLQYENWRPNQPDSFFSAGEDCVVIIWHENGQWNDVPCNYHLTYTCKKGTVACGQPPVVENAKTFGKMKPRYEINSLIRYHCKDGFIQRHIPTIRCQGNGRWDMPKITCMNPSTYQRTYSKKYYYKHSSSGKGTSLNSSKHYHRWIRTWQDSRR